One window from the genome of Fulvivirga lutea encodes:
- a CDS encoding sulfite exporter TauE/SafE family protein has protein sequence MTVWEALLLLGTGILASFLNVTSGGGSLVSLPVLIFLGLPPTIANASNRIGIISQNLFAVAGFRSKGVHAWPYSLYIALSAFLGAIIGAKISVDLSDDIFQKVIAIVMVGVVLLTVFNSKKTNTIIKENMSVKAQVLGVIVFFFVGIYGGFIQAGVGFIMIAALTGINGFSLVKTNSAKVFVALIYTLSAVAVFIYEDVINWTYGLTLAAGNAIGGWLTSRWSVKKGDKWIKRILVITVTALAIKLWFY, from the coding sequence ATGACTGTTTGGGAGGCTCTATTATTATTAGGTACTGGCATTTTGGCCTCTTTTCTTAATGTTACTTCCGGTGGAGGTTCTTTGGTGTCACTTCCAGTATTAATATTTCTTGGCCTCCCTCCCACCATTGCAAATGCCTCCAATAGAATTGGCATAATCAGTCAAAATTTATTTGCAGTTGCCGGTTTTCGTTCAAAAGGTGTACATGCATGGCCATACAGTTTATACATTGCACTTTCAGCATTTCTGGGTGCCATCATAGGCGCAAAGATATCTGTCGATCTCAGTGATGATATTTTCCAAAAAGTAATTGCCATTGTTATGGTGGGTGTGGTATTACTCACGGTTTTTAACTCAAAAAAAACAAATACTATAATCAAGGAAAATATGAGTGTTAAGGCTCAGGTACTGGGTGTTATTGTTTTCTTTTTTGTAGGAATTTATGGAGGTTTTATTCAGGCTGGAGTTGGTTTTATAATGATAGCGGCACTTACAGGAATTAACGGATTCAGTTTAGTAAAAACGAACAGCGCTAAAGTATTTGTTGCTTTAATCTACACATTATCTGCCGTGGCTGTATTTATTTATGAAGATGTTATCAACTGGACTTATGGGTTAACTCTGGCAGCCGGAAACGCTATTGGCGGTTGGTTAACCAGCAGATGGTCTGTAAAAAAAGGAGATAAATGGATCAAAAGAATTTTGGTGATCACAGTAACAGCATTGGCCATTAAGCTCTGGTTTTATTAA
- a CDS encoding SDR family oxidoreductase, producing MKSKTVVVTGANRGIGKQIVKELAEMGHHLIIAARDNKSGSQFATELKDSGYQVEFRKLDLENPESIHDFAKGLYTDYEKIDVLINNAAVFLDQGENVLSVAMDTVRKTVQINLYGPMDLTKTLINLLKGSEEGRIINISSELGAMIEMAGLHPAYRLSKVGLNAFTKIAADDLSETNIKINSMCPGWVKTDMGGKGAQRSVEQGADTAVWLATAEDIPNGKFLRDRKEIEW from the coding sequence ATGAAAAGTAAAACTGTTGTTGTAACGGGAGCGAATAGAGGTATAGGTAAGCAAATAGTAAAAGAATTGGCTGAAATGGGGCATCATCTGATTATTGCGGCAAGGGACAACAAATCTGGCAGCCAATTCGCTACTGAATTAAAAGACTCAGGATACCAAGTTGAGTTTAGGAAGTTGGATTTAGAAAACCCTGAGAGTATTCATGATTTCGCCAAAGGTTTATACACAGACTATGAAAAGATAGATGTGCTTATAAATAATGCCGCTGTGTTTTTAGACCAGGGAGAGAATGTGTTATCTGTTGCCATGGATACTGTTAGAAAAACCGTGCAGATAAATCTTTATGGCCCGATGGATTTAACTAAAACGCTCATTAATCTATTAAAAGGTAGTGAAGAAGGAAGGATAATAAATATTAGCAGTGAACTTGGAGCAATGATAGAGATGGCTGGTTTGCATCCTGCCTATCGGTTATCGAAAGTTGGTCTAAATGCTTTTACGAAAATAGCTGCCGATGATTTGTCAGAAACGAATATTAAAATAAACAGCATGTGCCCCGGTTGGGTTAAAACAGATATGGGAGGCAAAGGTGCTCAACGTTCTGTAGAACAAGGGGCAGATACAGCAGTGTGGTTAGCTACCGCTGAAGACATACCCAATGGAAAGTTTTTAAGGGATAGAAAAGAGATTGAATGGTAA
- a CDS encoding rhodanese-like domain-containing protein: MIDALKKIIGGSNTNYKELVEIGAIIIDVRSAAEYAGGHVANSINIPLDQLDKKLNQLDKKKPIITCCASGMRSGVAKGVLKSKGFEEVYNGGGWMSLNGKLVK; encoded by the coding sequence ATGATAGACGCACTTAAAAAAATAATCGGAGGCTCCAATACTAACTACAAAGAACTAGTGGAAATAGGAGCCATTATTATAGATGTAAGATCTGCCGCAGAATATGCCGGTGGACATGTGGCAAATTCAATTAATATCCCATTAGATCAGCTAGACAAAAAATTAAATCAATTAGATAAAAAGAAACCTATTATTACTTGTTGTGCCTCAGGAATGCGAAGTGGCGTAGCAAAAGGTGTACTTAAATCTAAAGGGTTTGAAGAGGTTTATAACGGTGGGGGCTGGATGAGCCTGAATGGTAAGTTGGTAAAATAA